Genomic segment of Streptomyces alboniger:
CCAGTGGGGGCGGCGTCGACGCGGTGTCCGCCGCTCGCCCGCGCCTGTCGTGAGCGAGATGTCGAGCAGGTGGCTCATCCGTCGCAGCGCCGTCCATCGTTCGGCGACCCGCGCCCGGACTTCGCGGAGGTCAGGCTCCTCGCCGGTGAAGACCGCCGCCGCGCCGATGACACCGGGGCAGCCGTTGTGCAGCAGCGTCGCATCGGGGAAGGAGAGCCTCATGCGATCCATGGCCGACATCTCCTCCGCTGGGGGGCATCCTTTGGGGATCTTCCTTGTTCCGGGCGCTGTTGGCCTGACTCGACCGCCGCTCGCAGTCACAGAAGGCAACGAGATTCACAGCGGGGAGTTACGACCGGCGGTGCTCACCGTGCCGCCGAGGGACGTCAGTTCGCGTTCGAACGCGGCCGCCAGCAAACGGGCTTGGCCCGGAGGGGTGTTGCTGATCACGGAGAGGGTGTGCGTGCCCGCGTAGCTCGTCAGGGTCAGGCTGACCGCCTCCGGGTTCTGCACCTGGGGCAGGGTGATCGCCTTCGCCAGCGGCGCGCCGTCCAGGAACCACGGGCCCCGGGGCCACCTGATGGCAGTACAGACCACGGGGGCCCACCGGCGCGAATTGGCTCGTACGGCGAGCAGGCGCAGCCCCCAGGGGCCCAGACGGGCGGCGGTGCTGAGCAATTGTGTGGCGGCGGCCGCGGTGTGCGCGGAGTCGGAAGCGGCCGCCTCTGCCCGGCATGCCGCAAGCCGTTCCCGGGGGCTGTCGATGGCCATGGGGAGCGGTATCCGCACCGCTGAGACGACGTTGCCCAGCGTCTCGGGCTGCTCCGGCGTGCGCAGGTCCACGGCGAACAGGCCGTACAGCGGGCGGGTGGCCGCGGCCCAGTGGTCCGGGTCGCCGTGGACGGTCCGCAGGGCGCCCGCGGAGGCCGCGAGCAGGATTTCGTTGAGGGTCGCGCCGAGTCCGGGCAGGGCCCGGCGGGCCGCTCGTACCGCGTCCGTGTCCACGTCCACCCAGGCGAGATCCCGCTTCGCCCCCGGTGGGCCGGAGGGCAGCGGCAGGGCCTGCCCCGAGCGCAGCGCGTCGAGCGGCCGACCGGTGCTCCGGGGCTGCCCGTCCTGCACCGCGCGTCGAGGTCCGGGGAGCCGAGGCGTCCGGACGGCCCGCGCGCGCCCCGCGGCCTTGGCGCCGCGCCCGGGACCGCCGTCGAGGAGACTGCTCAGCAGCAGCTCCAAGGAACGGCCGTCCATCAGGGCGTGATGGGCGCTCAGGACGAGCCCGAACCACTCCTGTGGGCCGGTCTGCCGCACCGTGCGTACGAGCCGCAGGCGCCAGGGCGGCAGCCCGTCGGGCACGGGCTGGGTGACCAGCCGGCCGAGCAGGTCGGTGAATGCCGTACCGCCGGCGCCCCCATCCACGCGCCGGCCCTCGGAGGGGGTGTCCAGGACGTGGTCGCGGACGTGGGCGCGGACGTCGAAGCCGTCGAGCGGCACCCAGCGGTGCGGGCGCAGCCACGTCGGCCGCGCGGGCCGCAGCAGAGTCCGGCGCAGCAGGGGAAGACCGCCCCAGCGCTCGACCACCCTGTCGCGCAGATCATCGAGGGGTGGTGGTGCCCCCGTGAACAACGCGGCCATGGCGATAGGGGGTTTGGGGTGCGTGCCCGCGCCGCAGAGGAGTTCGTCCACAGGTGACAGGGCAATACTATTTTTCATAAGAGGTGCCGACGGACAATGAGGATTCGACGGCGGCGGCGATCTCGCCCAGTGTGGTGTCCAGGGTGAGTTGATCCTCGCTGAACGGCCGGCCGATCCTGTTCTCCAGGGTGATGGCGAATTCGACCTGCGCGAGCGAGTCGAGATCCACGTCCTCCACGGTCGTGGCGGGCGTCAACTCCTCTTCCGCGCACCGGAATTTGTCCACGAGGATATCCACGACAGTGCTGTATCCCTTGGTCATCGCATCTCCTTGAGGTCAGCTCGGACCGGCATGCCGACGGCCCCTGCGACCTCCCATCCTTACGACGCCACTCGGCATAACCGGCCGCCTAGAGGCATTTCACCTGAAGGGAGTACGGGATTGGACGCGGCCGGTCACCGCGGCCGCGGCACCTCCACCCCCATCACCTCCCGGGCGTGCCGGTTGGGCACCATGCCGAGGCGCCACGCCTGCCAGCCCGTCTCCAGCTCGGCGCCCCGCTCCAGGAGCAGCCCGTACGCCTGGAAGTAGTCGGCGAGCTTGCCGTCGCGGGTCGGGTGGTCGGCGCGGGCGAGCTGATTCAGCTCCTCCTGGGCGACCGCCGTGCCGATCTCCCAGCCGCCCGGTGAGGCGTACGGCAGCAGGGTGCAGCGCAGGAAGCGGGCCCAGTCCTCGCCGCGGCGGTCGCCGTAAGAGGTGAACAGGGTGATCGCCTCGTCGCACAGGGCCAGCGCCTGCTGCGTGCGGGAGTTGCCCGCGTCCACGACCGCCAGCTCCAGGCATGTCCAGGCCTCGCCGTGCGCGACGCCGATCCGCTGGAAGTCGGCACGGGCGTCGACCAGGAGCTGGCGGGCGAACCCGGAGTTGCGCAGCGAGCCGGTCTGGGCGGCGCGCTGGTCGCGGGTGACGCGCGCCGAGTGGTGGCGGGCGCACGCGAGCCCGTACACGTCCCGCATCCGGGAGAACATCGTGCGCGCCCGCTCCAGGTCACGCACCGCCTGGTCGAGGCTGCCCATCTCCTCCAGGGCCTGGCCGAGGTAGTACAGCGACCAGGCCTCGCCCCGCACGTCCTCGTTGTCGCGGTGCCGGGACACCGCCTGGCGCAGGCCGTCGACCGCCGGTGAGGGGTCGCCGTCCACCAGGCGGGCCCGCGCCAGCTGCGTCATGGCCCAGGCCTCGCCGCGCGCGTCGCGCGTGCGGCCGTACAGGTCGAGGGCGTCGCGCAGCTCCGTCTCCGCGCGCGGTACGTCGCCCATGCGCAGCCGCAGCTGCCCGAGCTGGAAGTGTGTCCACGCCTCGCCGTGCACGGAGCCGCCCGCGCGGTGCAGGGTGAGCGCCCGCTCCAGCATGTCGAGGGCGTGCGCGAGATGGGCACGGTCGCGCTCCACCGCGGCGAGCGCGTGCAGCGTCCAGGCCCGGTCGCCCGCCAGCTCGTCGGAGGCCTGGAGGTCCAGCGCCTCCGTCAGCCGGGCCGCGGCCTCCGTGAGGTTGCCCTGGTGGTGCAGCGTGATGCCGAGGGAGCCGAGCGCGCGGGCCGCGGCGGCGTCCTGGTGGGCCTCGAAGTAGAGGTCGACGACGGAGTTCAACGTCGTACGCGACTGATCCAGCTCGCCGAGCTGACGGGCCGCGATGCCCGTGCGCCACTGCACGCTGCGGCCGAGGAGACCCTGGTCGATGGCCTGGGTGAGTTCGTTGATCTCGCCCAAACGGTAGAGGTCGCCGCGCAGCAGGCAGTAGTCGCACAGGGCGCCGAGGAGGTTCAGGACGGCCCGCTGGTCGACGCCCTCCGCGTGCCGCAGGGCCGCCGTGATGAACGTCGACTCGTCGTCCAGCCAGCGCAGCGCCGCGTCGAGGGAGGTGAAGCCGTGCTGCCCGGCGGTCCCCGACCGGAAGACGGTGTTCGACCGGGTGGACGTCTTGCCGTCGACCAGGCGGATCACCGTGTCGGCCAGCTCGCCGTAGCTGACGATGAGCCGCTCCTGCGCGGCGGTGCGCTCGGCGGGCTCCTCCTCGTCCAGGAGGCGGGCGAGGGCGAAGGTGCGTACGAGGTCGTGCAGGCGGTAGCGGCCGCCCCGGAGCCGGTCGACCAGGCCCGCGTCGGAGAGCGCGGTGAGCCGGCGGCCCGCCTCCTGCTCGTCCGTGGCGAGCAGCGCCGCCGCCGCGGCAGGGCCGAGCGAGGCGCGTCCGGCGAGCGCGAGGCGCCGCAGCAGGCGCCGGGCGGGCTCGGACTGGTCGGTGTAGCGCAGCCACAGGACGCGCTCGATGGGGCCGACCTTGTCGGCGGGCCCGTACGCCGCGAGGTCCGCCGCGAGCCGGCGCGGGGTGCGCGGGCCGAGCGAGGACCCGGCGGCGCGCAGCGCGAGCGGCAGACCGCCGCACAACTCGCGTACGGTATCGGCAGATTCGGCGTCGTAGGGCCCGGAGGGGTCCTCGGCGGACTCCCGCAGCAGCTCCTCCGCGCCCGCCTCGTCCAGCGCCTCGACCGGGAGCCGGTGCACCCAGGCGGGCAGGTCGGCGGGGATCTCCAGCGGCTCCCGCGCGGTGACGAGGACGAGGCTGTCCGAGCGCTCCGGGATCAGGGTGCGTACCTGCTCGGCGTCGCCCGCGTCGTCCAGGACGATGACCACCGCCACACCCGTCAGATACTGGTGATACAGCTCGCTGAGCCGCTTGACCTGCTGTTCCTGCGAGGAACGCTCCCGGAAGAGCAGTTGCTCGCGCGGCGCGCCCAATCGATTCAGCAGGTGCAGCAGCGCGTCGCGCGTGGACAGCGGGGTCTCCCGCGGGGCGTCGCCGCGCAGGTCCACCACGCACGCGCCGCGGAACTGGTCCCGCAGATCGTGCGCGGCCCGCACCGCGAGCGATGACCTTCCCGAGCCGGGCGCGCCGTACAGCATGACGACCGTGGGCCGGGTGTCCGTGCTGGCGCGCGCCGCGTGCACCCACCGGGCGATCTGTCCGAGCTCGGCCCTGCGCCCCGCGAAATGCCTATCGTTCTGAGGGAGTTGGGAGAAGGACTGCTCCAGCGCGGAGCGCCTGCGCGCCGCCGCGCTCTTGTCCGTGCCGCGCAGCTGCGGCGCGGCCTTCTTCGCCGTCCCCGTGCCCGTGGAGGCGGCGAGGACCCGCTGCTGGTCGAGGAAGGGCCTGATGCCCCGCACCTCCAGTGCCGTCAGCCACTGGAGCCGCAGCTGTTCGGGCCCGCCCGGCTGGCTGAGCGCCCCGGCGCGGCGGCTCGCCGCCGGCACGTGGGAGGCCGTCACCTTCAGGACCGTCGCCGCAGCTCCCGCCACCGCGACGACCGCGCCGGTACCGAGGGCCGTACCGACGCTCGTGCCGAACGACAGGTCGGACACCCCGGCCGCGACGGCGGCAACCACCGCCACCAGAAGGGGAGTTCCGGCGCCCTCGCGCGCGTACCGCTGGCCGAAGGTGAGCCGCCCGGCATCCGCCTCGTCCAGCGCCCGGGTGTACGTGTCGTACTCCTCGGCGGCCGTCTGCGCCATCGCGTCCAGGGCGCCGCGCGCCCGGGAGAGCAGTACGGCGCCGTCGACGCGCCCGCCCGAGCGCCGCACCTCCTCCTCCACGGCCCGTGCCAACAGCCGCTCGGCCTCGGCCCGATGGCTGTCCCGCATATGGGTTCCCCCTCCGAGAGCAACGGTTGCCTGCGGTCGCAAGTGTGCTGCGTGCGGGGCGCCGATGCGAGGGAGTCGGCGGATCAGGGCCCGGCGTACGTGAGCCGGGCGCCCGGTGTGCGCGAGGATGGGGGGTATGCCGAACCGACTGGCCCAAGAGACGTCCCCCTACCTGCTCCAGCACGCCGACAACCCCGTCGACTGGTGGCCCTGGTCGGCCGAGGCCTTTCAGGAGGCCCGCGAACGGGGCGTGCCGGTGCTGCTCAGCGTCGGGTACAGCAGCTGTCACTGGTGTCACGTCATGGCGCACGAGTCCTTCGAGGACCAGGCGACGGCCGCGCTCATGAACGAGAAGTTCGTGAACATCAAGGTCGACCGCGAGGAGCGCCCCGACGTCGACGCCGTCTATATGGAGGCCGTGCAGGCCGCGACGGGCCAGGGCGGCTGGCCCATGACCGTCTTCCTCACCGCCGACGCCGAGCCCTTCTACTTCGGTACGTACTTCCCGCCCGAGCCCCGGCACGGCATGCCGTCCTTCCCGCAGGTCCTCGACGGCGTGCACCGGGCGTGGACGGACCGGCGCGGCGAGGTCGCCGAGGTCGCCGGGAAGATCGTGCGCGACCTCGGGGAGCGGCAGCTCACGCACGGCACCGGCGAGAAGCCCGGCGAGGACGAGCTGGCGCAGGCGCTGCTCGGCCTGACCCGCGACTACGACGCGGCGCACGGCGGCTTCGGCGGTGCGCCCAAGTTCCCGCCGTCGATGGCGGTGGAGTTTTTGCTGCGGCACTACGCCCGCACGGGCGCGGAGGGCGCGCTCCAGATGGCCGCCGACACCTGTGAGCGGATGGCGCGCGGCGGCATCTACGACCAGCTCGGCGGCGGCTTCGCGCGCTACTCGGTCGACCGTGAGTGGGTCGTGCCGCACTTCGAGAAGATGCTGTACGACAACGCGCTGCTGTGCCGCGCGTACGCCCATTTGTGGCGGGCCACCGGCTCGGACCTCGCGCGTCGCGTGGCGCTGGAGACCGCGGACTTCATGGTCCGCGAACTGCGCACCAACGAAGGCGGGTTCGCCTCCGCGCTCGACGCCGACAGCGAGGACCCGGCGACGGGCAAGCACGTCGAGGGCGCGTACTACGTATGGACGCCCGCGCAGTTGAGGGAGGTGCTGGGGGAGGCCGACGCGGATCTCGCGATGGCCTGCTACGGCGTGACGGAGGAAGGCACCTTCGAGGAAGGCGCCTCCGTTCTGCAACTCCCTGTCGCGGAAGGCCCGCAGGCGGAGGCCTCGCGGCTCGAATCGGTGCGGGAACGGCTGCTCGCCGCGCGTGCCGAGCGGCCCGCTCCCGGGCGTGACGACAAGATCGTCGCTGCCTGGAACGGCCTCGCGATCGCCGCGCTCGCGGAGGCCGGCGCGTACTTCGACCGGCCCGACCTCGTCGCGGCCGCCGTGGGCGCGGGCGATCTCCTCGTACGTCTGCACATGGACGACCGTGCGCGGCTCGCCCGCACCTCGAAGGACGGGCGCGTCGGTGCCAACGCGGGCGTGCTCGAGGACTACGCCGATGTCGCCGAGGGCTTCCTCGTGCTGGCCTCCGTGACGGGGGAGGGGGTGTGGCTGGAGTTCGCCGGGTTCCTGCTCGACCACGTCCTCACGCAGTTCGTCGACGAGGAGAGCGGGGCCCTGTACGACACGGCGGCGGACGCGGAGCGGCTGATCCGGCGGCCGCAGGACCCCACGGACAACGCGGCGCCCTCCGGGTGGACGGCCGCGGCCGGGGCCCTGCTCTCGTACGCGGCGCACACGGGGGCCTCGCCGCACCGGACCGCGGCGGAGCGGGCGCTCGGGGTCGTCAAGGCGCTCGGGCCTCGCGTGCCGCGGTTCATCGGGCACGGTCTCGCGGTCGCCGAGGCGGCGCTGGACGGACCGCGCGAGGTGGCCGTCGTGGGGGAGGTCCTCGGTGACCTGCACCGGACCGCGCTGCTCGGCACGGCGCCGGGGGCGGTGGTGGCGGCGGGGCCCCCTGGCTCCGACGAGCTTCCGCTGCTCGCGGGCAGGGGGCTGGTGGACGGGCGTCCGGCGGCCTACGTCTGCCGGGGCTTCGTCTGCGACGCGCCGACGACCGATGCGAGTGCGCTCGCCGGGATGCTCTCCTAGCGCTGGGTACGCGTCCGCGCAGACGAAAGTGGCCGCGGCTGAAGAGCCGCGGCCACCGGGTGGAGTAAGGGGGAAGAGAAAGGAGGGGGGAGGGGTCAGCCGTGCTGGTAGGCCACCAGTGAGATGCCGATGTAGTGCACGGCGAAGGCCGCCAGCGTCAGCGAGTGGAAGACCTCGTGGAAGCCGAAGAAGCGGGGCGAGGGGTTCGGCCGCTTGATGCCGTAGATCACGCCGCCCGCGCTGTAGAGCAGCCCGCCGACGACGACCAGGACGAGCACGGCGATGCCGCCCGTGCGCATGAAGTCCGGCAGGAAGAAGACGGCCGCCCAGCCCATCGCGATGTAGCACGGCGTGTAGAGCCAGCGGGGGGCGCCGACCCAGAACACGCGGAAGGCGATTCCCGCGACGGCCGCGCCCCAGATGCCCCAGAGCAGCCACCGCCCCTTCGCGTCGGGGAGCAGCAGCATCGTCAGCGGGGTGTAGGTGCCCGCGATGATCAGGAAGATGTTGGAGTGGTCGAGTCTGCGCAGGACACCGTCCGCTCGCGGGCTCCAGTTCCCCCGGTGGTAGAGCGCGCTCACCCCGAAGAGGAGGCAGGCGGTCAGGGCGAAGATGCCGCAGGCGATCCGGCCGCGGGTGGAGTCCGCGAGCGCGGTCAGCACCAGCCCGGCCACGACCACCGCGGGGAACATTCCCGCGTGCAGCCAGCCGCGCATCTTGGGCTTCACGGGCAGCGGCATGTCCTGCGGGGGTGGGACGAGGGAGGGGGCGTCCTCGGGTTCCGGGATCGCTTCGGAGACGGAGGCGGTCATGCTCGGCATCGTACCTACGCCCCCGTAAGTCGGACATCAACCGCACGTGAACCGGTCATCAAATCGGATGGAACCGCCGTCCTCACACCCGAAGCCGTACAAGTGGCGATGCTCACGCCGCTCAGGTGTGAGGCCCTCTGGACAGATGCGCGGCCGCGTCGGATGATCAAATGAGTGCGGTCGGCACCGGATGAGCGCCAGAGGATCTACACGTGAAGCGTCCGGGTCGCAGCCCCCACGGGGCATACATCCTCAAAAACCCCTCGATTAGGAGCAATCGTGGCGCGCGACATCGCGGCTCCCAGCACCCCGACCAACACCGTCCCGACCCGTCACAAGGAGCTGCTCTCCTGGGTCGACGAGATCGCCGAACTGACACAGCCGGACAGTGTGGTCTGGTGTGACGGCTCCGAGGCGGAGTACGAGCGCCTTTGCGAGGAGCTCGTCGCCAAGGGCACGTTCAAGAAGCTCGACCCGGTCAAGCGCCCGAACTCCTACTACGCGGCCTCCGACCCGACCGACGTCGCGCGCGTCGAGGACCGCACCTTCATCTGCTCCGAGAAGGAGGAGGACGCGGGCCCGACCAACCACTGGAAGGCCCCCGCCGAGATGCGGGAGATCTTCCGGGGCGCGGACGGAGAGGGCGGCGTCTTCCGCGGTTCGATGAAGGGCCGCACGATGTACGTCGTGCCCTTCTGCATGGGCCCGGTCGGCTCGCCGCTGTCCGCGATCGGCGTCGAGATCACCGACTCCGCGTACGTCGCCGTCTCCATGCGCACCATGACCCGGATGGGCCAGGCGGTCCTGGACGAGCTGGGTGAGGACGGCTTCTTCGTGAAGGCCGTCCACACGCTCGGCGCCCCGCTCGCCGAGGGCGAGGCCGACGTGCCGTGGCCCTGCAACTCCACGAAGTACATCTCGCACTTCCCCGAGGACCGCGAGATCTGGTCCTACGGCTCGGGCTACGGCGGCAACGCCCTGCTCGGCAAGAAGTGCTACGCCCTGCGCATCGCCTCCGTCATGGCGCGCGACGAGGGCTGGCTGGCCGAGCACATGCTCATCCTGAAGCTCACGCCCCCGCGGGGCGAGAGCAAGTACGTCGCCGCCGCCTTCCCGAGCGCCTGCGGCAAGACGAACCTCGCCATGCTGGAGCCGACGGTCCCGGGCTGGACCGTCGAGACCATCGGTGACGACATCGCCTGGATGCGCTTCGGCGAGGACGGCCGCCTCTACGCGATCAACCCCGAGGCCGGCTTCTTCGGCGTCGCGCCCGGCACCGGCGAGCACACCAACGCCAACGCCATGAAGACGCTGTGGGGCAACTCCGTCTTCACGAACGTCGCGCTCACCGACGACGGCGACGTCTGGTGGGAGGGCATGACGGAGGAGACCCCGGCCCACCTCACGGACTGGAAGGGCAACGACTGGACGCCGGAGTCAGGCACCCCGGCCGCCCACCCGAACGCCCGCTTCACCACCCCCGCCTCGCAGTGCCCGATCATCGCGCCCGAGTGGGAGGACCCCAAGGGCGTGCCGATCTCCGCGATCCTCTTCGGCGGCCGCCGCGCGAGCGCCGTCCCGCTGGTGACCGAGTCCTTCGACTGGCAGCACGGCGTCTTCCTCGGCGCGAACGTGGCCTCCGAGAAGACCGCCGCCGCCGAGGGCAAGGTCGGCGAGCTGCGCCGCGACCCGTTCGCGATGCTGCCGTTCTGCGGCTACAACATGGGCGACTACATGGCCCACTGGGTCAAGGTCGGCGCAGGCAAGGACCCGTCCAAGCTCCCCAAGATCTACTACGTCAACTGGTTCCGGAAGAACGCCGACGGCAAGTTCGTGTGGCCCGGCTTCGGTGAGAACTCCCGGGTCCTGAAGTGGATCGTGGAGCGCCTCGACGGCAAGGCCGAGGGCGTCGAGACCCCCATCGGCATCCTGCCGACGATGGACTCGCTCGACACCGACGGCCTCGAACTGGCCGATGCCGACCTCAAGTTCCTGCTCACGGTCGACAAGGAGGCCTGGCGCGAGGAGGCCTCCCTGGTCCCCGAGCACCTCAACACCTTCGGCGACCACACGCCCAAGGAGCTGTGGGACGAGTACCGCGCGCTGGTGCAGCGCCTCGGCTGACCGACCCGCGCGTTCGTGGAAGGGCCCCGCACAACGGCGTGCGGGGCCCCTCCCGTACGTACGCACGTCATATACATGCACGTCACACGGTCCTCACATGTTTCAATGACCCCACACATGGCCCGCTGTTCGAAGCGTGCCGTCAAGAGAGCCTGTGGGGGGCCAAGTTGAAGCACTCTCAGCGGTTACGGCGCATGACGGGCATCGCCCTCGCGGTGGCGCTCGGCTCGGCGGGCCTGGTGGCCGCCGGGACGCCCGCCGCGTACGCCGTCACACCGTCGGACGAGGCGGCGAAGCTGCCGATCTCCTCGTTCGGCGCCATGGTGGTCGACTCCGCGCACGAGCGCGTGTACGTCACCGACGGCCGTAAATCCAGCGGGCCGGGCGCGGTCCTGGTGTACAACTTCCAGGGCCAGAAGGTGGGTTCGCTCGCCACCGACCACCCGGCGTCCGGCATGGCGCTCAGCGCGGACGGCGCGACGCTGCACGTGTCGCAGGCCGGCGGCATCCTGAAGTTCGACACGGCGACGCAGGCCAGGGGCGACATCGCGTACACGCCGTACAACACCACCTGCGGCCGGGACGTGGCCGTGGCGGGCGGCAAGACGTGGTTCACGGAGACGCCGTACATGGAGGGGTACTGCGACCGCCCCGACAACAGCGCGCTGCTGTACGGGGTCAACGGCACCTCCTCCGTCTCCACCGGCTGGAACACCCAGGGACGCCTGAAGCTGGAGGCGGGCCCGGAGGCGCCGGACCGGCTCGTGATGGGGCAGGCGGGCGCGGGCACCGACGCCAATCCGTTCCTCACCACCTTCGACGCGAGCGGCGAGAACCTCGTACGGGGTCCCTCGCGGCGGTTCGCGGACGCCGACGGCAAGGGTGCGCTCGACCTGAAGGACATCGCCCAGAGCGCCGACGGCAAGCGCATCGCCGTCGCCGACGCGGCATACGGCACGCGGCTGCTCGCGGCCGACGACCTGGCGGACGCCCCGGCCGGCTATCAGCCGCTTCCGGAGGGCGCGAAGGCGTCGGCGGTGGCGTTCAGCGGCGACGGCAAGTACGTGGCGCGCGGCGCGGCCGCCTCGGGCAGCACGGCCGATCTGCTGATCCAGCCCGCCGACCCGGCGGACGGCACCACGGCCATGGAGTTCGCCTTCGAAGGGGCGCTCGACGGCTCGCGGGTCGTGCCGCAGGGCCTCGGCTGGGCCAAGGACGGCTCGCGGCTCTTCGCGGTGACCTCGGACATCCACGGCGGCCACTGGCTGCACGTCATCCAGCCGCCCGCAGCGCAGCACGACTCGCGCTTCACGGGCGGGCTCACCACCACGCCCACGAAGGCCGTCGTCGGTGAGCCGCTGGGCATCCGCGGCAGGCTGGAGCTGGACGGGCCCGCACCCGCGGAGCCCCTGAAGGTGACCGCGGTCCGCAAGGACGCCGACGGCACCCAGGAGGTGGCGGCCGCCAAGGTCGCGGCCGACGGCAGCTTCACCGTGCTCGACGTGCCGGACAGGACGGGTGAGGCGACGTACACCCTGCGCTTCCTCGGCGATGTCACCCACCGCCCGGCCGAGGACGTCACGGTCACCGTCGACGTGGCGAAGGCGCCGACGGCGATCGAGCTGAAGGCACCCGCCGAGGCGACCCGCGCGGGTGGCGTGGAGATCACCGGCAAGCTGACCGGCCAGGGCCGCGCGCTGCCGTCCGGGATCGGCCTGAAGGTGACGCGCACGGACCGGTTCGGCACGACGGGCGAGCTGACGTCCGCGTCGGTCGCGGCCGACGGCACGTTCCGTATCAAGGACCTGCCGAACAAGCGGGGCAGGACTGTCTACGCGGTGAGCTACGAGGGCGACGCCCTGCACGCGGGCTCGTCGGCCGAGGCCACGGTGAGGATCACCGGCTAGGCAGAGGTCCGGCTGGGGCCGGTCCGTTTGGGTGGCACCCGGTCCGCGGCCTCCCCGGCCGCGGACCGGGGCCGGTCAGGAGGCGCCGACCAGGCGCGTGGCGTCCGCGTGGGCGTCCATGCGCTCGGCGGCCAGGATCGCCGCCGCGGTGTCGGCGCGGGAGGCCGCCACGACCAGGGCGCGGCCCGCGAGGGCGTGGGCGCGCTGGTGCAGGGCGGCCAGGTGCGGTTCGTGGATGGCGGCGGCCACGGAGGATCGCGCCGGCTCCTCGCCGCGGCGCAGCCGCGCCACCTGGGCAGCCAGCCGCTCGGCGGCGGCGTCCAGGTCCGTGCCCGGGGCGAGGGTGCGCAGCTCGTCGGTTACGGCGAGGAGCGCCGCGAGGTGCCCGGCGAGCTGGATGTCCAGCTCTTCCTCGCGGGAGCGGTGCGGGAAGCTCGCGTCGTCGGCCATGGTGTGGACCGACTTGGTGCGGATCGGCTCGTACATGGGGTGGCCTCCAAGCGGTATGG
This window contains:
- a CDS encoding WS/DGAT domain-containing protein translates to MDELLCGAGTHPKPPIAMAALFTGAPPPLDDLRDRVVERWGGLPLLRRTLLRPARPTWLRPHRWVPLDGFDVRAHVRDHVLDTPSEGRRVDGGAGGTAFTDLLGRLVTQPVPDGLPPWRLRLVRTVRQTGPQEWFGLVLSAHHALMDGRSLELLLSSLLDGGPGRGAKAAGRARAVRTPRLPGPRRAVQDGQPRSTGRPLDALRSGQALPLPSGPPGAKRDLAWVDVDTDAVRAARRALPGLGATLNEILLAASAGALRTVHGDPDHWAAATRPLYGLFAVDLRTPEQPETLGNVVSAVRIPLPMAIDSPRERLAACRAEAAASDSAHTAAAATQLLSTAARLGPWGLRLLAVRANSRRWAPVVCTAIRWPRGPWFLDGAPLAKAITLPQVQNPEAVSLTLTSYAGTHTLSVISNTPPGQARLLAAAFERELTSLGGTVSTAGRNSPL
- a CDS encoding acyl carrier protein, giving the protein MTKGYSTVVDILVDKFRCAEEELTPATTVEDVDLDSLAQVEFAITLENRIGRPFSEDQLTLDTTLGEIAAAVESSLSVGTSYEK
- a CDS encoding tetratricopeptide repeat protein, coding for MRDSHRAEAERLLARAVEEEVRRSGGRVDGAVLLSRARGALDAMAQTAAEEYDTYTRALDEADAGRLTFGQRYAREGAGTPLLVAVVAAVAAGVSDLSFGTSVGTALGTGAVVAVAGAAATVLKVTASHVPAASRRAGALSQPGGPEQLRLQWLTALEVRGIRPFLDQQRVLAASTGTGTAKKAAPQLRGTDKSAAARRRSALEQSFSQLPQNDRHFAGRRAELGQIARWVHAARASTDTRPTVVMLYGAPGSGRSSLAVRAAHDLRDQFRGACVVDLRGDAPRETPLSTRDALLHLLNRLGAPREQLLFRERSSQEQQVKRLSELYHQYLTGVAVVIVLDDAGDAEQVRTLIPERSDSLVLVTAREPLEIPADLPAWVHRLPVEALDEAGAEELLRESAEDPSGPYDAESADTVRELCGGLPLALRAAGSSLGPRTPRRLAADLAAYGPADKVGPIERVLWLRYTDQSEPARRLLRRLALAGRASLGPAAAAALLATDEQEAGRRLTALSDAGLVDRLRGGRYRLHDLVRTFALARLLDEEEPAERTAAQERLIVSYGELADTVIRLVDGKTSTRSNTVFRSGTAGQHGFTSLDAALRWLDDESTFITAALRHAEGVDQRAVLNLLGALCDYCLLRGDLYRLGEINELTQAIDQGLLGRSVQWRTGIAARQLGELDQSRTTLNSVVDLYFEAHQDAAAARALGSLGITLHHQGNLTEAAARLTEALDLQASDELAGDRAWTLHALAAVERDRAHLAHALDMLERALTLHRAGGSVHGEAWTHFQLGQLRLRMGDVPRAETELRDALDLYGRTRDARGEAWAMTQLARARLVDGDPSPAVDGLRQAVSRHRDNEDVRGEAWSLYYLGQALEEMGSLDQAVRDLERARTMFSRMRDVYGLACARHHSARVTRDQRAAQTGSLRNSGFARQLLVDARADFQRIGVAHGEAWTCLELAVVDAGNSRTQQALALCDEAITLFTSYGDRRGEDWARFLRCTLLPYASPGGWEIGTAVAQEELNQLARADHPTRDGKLADYFQAYGLLLERGAELETGWQAWRLGMVPNRHAREVMGVEVPRPR
- a CDS encoding thioredoxin domain-containing protein, which codes for MPNRLAQETSPYLLQHADNPVDWWPWSAEAFQEARERGVPVLLSVGYSSCHWCHVMAHESFEDQATAALMNEKFVNIKVDREERPDVDAVYMEAVQAATGQGGWPMTVFLTADAEPFYFGTYFPPEPRHGMPSFPQVLDGVHRAWTDRRGEVAEVAGKIVRDLGERQLTHGTGEKPGEDELAQALLGLTRDYDAAHGGFGGAPKFPPSMAVEFLLRHYARTGAEGALQMAADTCERMARGGIYDQLGGGFARYSVDREWVVPHFEKMLYDNALLCRAYAHLWRATGSDLARRVALETADFMVRELRTNEGGFASALDADSEDPATGKHVEGAYYVWTPAQLREVLGEADADLAMACYGVTEEGTFEEGASVLQLPVAEGPQAEASRLESVRERLLAARAERPAPGRDDKIVAAWNGLAIAALAEAGAYFDRPDLVAAAVGAGDLLVRLHMDDRARLARTSKDGRVGANAGVLEDYADVAEGFLVLASVTGEGVWLEFAGFLLDHVLTQFVDEESGALYDTAADAERLIRRPQDPTDNAAPSGWTAAAGALLSYAAHTGASPHRTAAERALGVVKALGPRVPRFIGHGLAVAEAALDGPREVAVVGEVLGDLHRTALLGTAPGAVVAAGPPGSDELPLLAGRGLVDGRPAAYVCRGFVCDAPTTDASALAGMLS
- the trhA gene encoding PAQR family membrane homeostasis protein TrhA, whose product is MTASVSEAIPEPEDAPSLVPPPQDMPLPVKPKMRGWLHAGMFPAVVVAGLVLTALADSTRGRIACGIFALTACLLFGVSALYHRGNWSPRADGVLRRLDHSNIFLIIAGTYTPLTMLLLPDAKGRWLLWGIWGAAVAGIAFRVFWVGAPRWLYTPCYIAMGWAAVFFLPDFMRTGGIAVLVLVVVGGLLYSAGGVIYGIKRPNPSPRFFGFHEVFHSLTLAAFAVHYIGISLVAYQHG